The Verrucomicrobiales bacterium region AACGAGCTACCCTGGGAAAAACCCATAGAATTCACAACCCCATCGTGGGTTGCGGTTTGTTTGGGGGTGTTGGCCGATCCAGTCGCAACCCGCGTTGGGGTTGTGAGAAAATAACGACTAACCCAGGGTAGGCGCTCCCGCATCGCGCCAACCCTGGGCTTTGAGGCGGAATCCCTGTGGGATTCTAACATCTGGTCGAAGAACTTGTGGGTAATGCTTAGGTCGTGCCACCGCAGTCCATAATGCTCCCGCAGCTCAAAACAGCAGTGCCATCGCACCCAGCGCTTGCCCCTTACCGTCGAAACGACTTACTAAAATCGTCGTTCTGAATCGTCTCGACGCGCTTCTGAAATTTGGAATCGGCGATCAGCTGCTGGAGCTTTTGCTCGTAGGCGGCGGAATCGAGGGGAAACTCCACGGTTTGCTGGGTGAGTCCCGAATAGAGCATGGCGTTCGCGAGTTCCACCGAGCCCAGGCCGTCGGCACCAGGTGCCACCAACGGTTTTTTGTCCAGAATGGCCTCCACAAAATTTTGCATGAGGCTGGCGTGCTGGGCGGGGCTGTTGCTGAACGGCACCTCAGCGTTCCACACTTCCGGCTTGCCGAATCCCGTCTTCGCGGTTCGACTAAATTCGAGCATGTCCGATTCGTTGCGAACGAACGTGAGCCGATCATTCTCCAGGACCAAGCGGCCGCGCGACCCAGTAATCTCCAGCCGATTCGATCCGGGAGCCTCCCCCGTGGAGGTCACGAAGATCCCCGACGCCCCATCGGGCCATTCCAAGTAGGCGGTGACCTGGTCTTCGACCTCGATTTGATGGAACTTGCCCAACTGACAGAACGCGCGCACCCGCGCCGGTCGACCAAAGAGCCAGTAGAGAGTGTCTAGATTATGCAGCGCCTGGTTGAGCAAGACCCCGCCACCTTCCCCCTTCCAAGTCGCCCGCCACCCGCCACTGGCATAGTAGGCCTCCGTCCGAAACCAGTCGGTATTGATCCAATTAACACGAATCACCTGACCCAACTCCCCCGAGCGCAACAGGTTTTGAATCTTGAGATAACGAGGTTCCGTCCGCAGCTGAAACATCGCTCCAAACACCAGATCCGGACGCTGAGCCGCCACCGCGATCAACCGCTCTGCATCGGCCTTGTGCGCGGAGATCGGTTTTTCGACCATCACGTGCAAGCCCGCCTCCAAGGCGGCAATTCCTAGCGTGGTGTGCTGGTAGTGAGGCGTGGCGATGAGCAGGGCATCAATGGTCTTGGACCGGATCAACTCCAGCGGGTCCTGGTAGATGGCCAAAGGCTTGTAAGCCTCTAGCTTAGAAGGGGATGGACTACAGACCGCCACCAACTCTGCCCGGGGGACCTGCCCCGCGCGCAGATAGGTCGCGTGATGCTTGCCGATATTGCCCATCCCAACGATACCCAGCCGAACGGAGTTCATAGTGAGGCGAGCAGCATGCAAAGCTCGGAGAATGAGGGCAATCCACAAAATGAGGTTTGCTTCACGGGCCCGCGGAGGTGATAGTTATAGGACCATTCTCATTCATTTGAACTATGAAGCCGTGCACTTGTCCCGCAACGCTCCGTGGTTTCCTGATGCTGTTGTCCCTGTTTTGGGGAGCATCCGCAACGGAAGCCCAGCAGATCCTCATTCCGACCAACACCACCTGGAGGTATTTCAGTCAGAGCACGGAACTCCCGGAGGATTGGCGTTTCCCGGATTACCCCGACGCGGATTGGGCGATCGGGGACACATCGCTGGGATTCGGTAAGCCGGTGACGACCGTGATCGACGGAGGACCCGCCGCGGCCCGATATCCCACGGTCTACTTCCGTCGGGAGTTTGAGGTGGCCGATCCCGCGAGCCTGTTGTCGTTGTCGGTCGCGTACCGTCGCGATGATGGAATCTCGATCTCCCTCAACGGTGTGGAGAACGTGCGGGATGGAATCAGCGGAACGATTGGGGATCTGATTCCGTTCACCCAGCTCGCCGCGAATGCCGCGGACAACGGAGCCACCTGGTTTACCAACCGACTGAACGTTTCCGATCTCGTCTCGGGACGCAATGTGATCGCGGTGGAGATCCATCAAAGCAGCCTCACGAGCAGCGATCTGGTCTTCGACTTTGCACTGGTGGGTTACGCCAACCCAATTCCCCCCTCCGTTGCCCTGACCTCGCCGACCAACGGGCTTTCGCTCCCGACCAAGACCCTCATTCTCACCGCCAACGCCAACGACCCGGATGATGGCGTCGCCAAGCTCGAGTTTTTCGACGGGGACACCGTTCTCACGGAGCTGACCGCTCCTCCGTTCCGCTTTGTCTGGAGCGAAATCCCGGCGGGGGCTCATACCATCACCGCTCGCGCGACGGACGTGGGCGGATTGATCACCACGTCCGCTCCCGTCACCGTCACCCTGCAAACCGCCTTGATTCCGCTGGGTTCGCTGTGGACCTATCTCGACGACGGCGTGCCCCAAGGACCGGAGTGGCGCGACGCCTTCTACGACGACTCCCAATGGAACGCCGGATACGGCGAGCTGGGCTATGGGGACGGAGACGAAGCCACGGTGGTGAACTTCGGTCCGGATGCGAACACGAAATACATCACCACCTACTTCCGTCATGGCTTTGAGGTTTCGAACCCGACGAGCCTTCAATCCCTGACCTTGGGACTGCGACGCGACGATGGCGCGGTGGTCTACCTCAACGGCAACGAGGTCTTCCGCAGCGGCATGGAGGAAGACGTCGACCTCTTGCACGAAACTCTGGCCCGCGACACGGCGGGTGAGGCCGGAGAGTTCATTTTGTTCAACAAGCAGGTGCCTCCAAGCTTATTGGTTTCAGGCCGAAATGTCATCGCGGTGGAAGTGCATCAAGCGGCCCTCACTAGTAGCGATCTCAGCTTTGACCTCCTCTTGCGCGCCAATGTTCCGACGTCCCCGGCCACCCTGAGCATTACGAACCCCAGCCCGACCGCCACGTTTTTTGCTCCGGCCGACATCACGTTTGGCATCGATGCCTACGACTCGGATTCGTCCATAATCTCCGTGGAGCTGGTGGAAGACGGGACGATCTTGGCCGAGGATCGGGTTTTCCCCTACGCGGTCACGGCGCAGGGCTTCGCCGTGGGCACCCACACCGTGGTGGCCCGGGCGATCGATGAGTCGGGCGTGACCGCCGAGTCAGCTCCCTTCGTATTCCGAGTGTTGGAACTGCCGGTGGTCACCACCCTGGTCTCGACCGGCTCCGTCTGGCGCTATCTCGATGACGCCTCCGACCAGGGCACAGCCTGGATCGAGCCGGCGTTCGATGACAGCAACTGGCTCGAAGGCGCGGCCGAACTGGGCTTCGGTGACAGCCGGGAGACCACCGCTCTGACGAGCGGCGCCATCACCTATTACTTCCGTCATGCCTTCGCCTTCGATGGTCCGAACAACGCCACCAACCTGCTCGTCCGGGTCCGTCGTGATGACGGGGTGGCCTTGTATCTAAATGGCACCCCCGTGGGGCGCAGCAACCTGCCCGATGGCGATCTCCTCTTCGACACGCCGGCGGGGGCAGACACCGATCCCGAGACGGACTTCCGTCAGATCTGGATTCCCGCGCAGCTGCTTCTCAACGGAATCAACCTGCTCGCGGCCGAGGTCCATCAATCTTCAGCCGCCTCCTCCGATGTGTCCTTCGACTTGTCGCTGGAGGCCTACGCTCCGCCCGTCACGCGTCCGATCTTGACGCTGAATCGGGACGGGGTGGGGGCGTATCGTTTGGTCTGGTCGGACCCCAGCTTCGTGCTGGAGCAATCCAGCTTACTCGAGCCAGCGGCCTGGGAACCTGTGGCTGGCGCGGTCAGTCCCTACGTCGTGACCACGAAGCCCGGCAGCAGCTTTTTCCGGCTTCGCCAGCCGTGAGGGACAGTTCAACAATCAATTGAGGTGAGGATCGGATGATGAGCGGAATTCCAAGGAGGGAGAGAGGAGGCGGGGGCGAAGCGGGATTGCGAATTTCACATTGCTCACCTGTCCTGCATAGCCCTCGGGGCGAAGCGGGATTGCTCACCGGATTGCTCATTGCTCATTGCGGTCACTCGTAACTCGTCACAGCCCGGCCGTTATCCATTTTAGATTTTGGATTTTGGATTTTGGATTGCCGAGCCTCCCCGCCGCCCCCCCCCCCCCACTCGTCACTCGTCACTCATCACTCGCCAAAGGAAGCTTGATGCGGCGGCGGGGCCGGTACATAGAATGGATTCGGCCCGCCTGGTTGACTCGCGCCGACCACCTTGGGGTTTTGAACCTGGGAATGGACAAGGTCGCGAGGAGAGAGCGAAGCCATTCCGTCCCGACTTATGCCGAATTTGAAGACCCTGCTGGCCGATCTCCAAAGCCAGCTCCAGGAAGCGCTCTCCCATCCGCCGCGCTCCGCCACTTCCGCCGCCCGCCTGCAGGCCGAGCGCGTGACCCTCAGCCTCAAGCTCGCGTTGGAACCCTCCGCCAAAACCAAGGACGAGTCGGAATCCGCCCGATTCGAACTGCTCCCGCTTCCGAGTGCTGCCAGTTTCAAAGGATCCAAGATTCCCCCAACCGAGCATACTCTCACCATCGAGTTCAGGGTCGATCCCACCGGCACCGTAATACCCAGCGCCGCTGCTTCACTCGCCATTGAACCTTCACCGTTACCCTCGCCCGCCCTACCCGCTGCAGCCGCACCGGTTGAAATCGGGCCCGACGATGAGGCGATGGCAGTGTTGACCGGGGCTCTCGGGGCTCCTGGATTCGACAGCTCGGCGCGAGCAACGGTGTTTTGTGAAGCGATGGCCGATCTGGACGAGGTTCAGCGTATCGCGGTTTGGGAATGTTTGGGCGATACCCGCCCAGGCACCGTCATCGATCCGGCATTGAAGCGGGCGCGACATCTCCTTCGCGGCATTCTACGCAGCGGACCCGGTGGAACGAAACCCACCGGACCGGCAGCCCTCGCCGCGCTGTTCGCCAAACATCCAAGCCATGACTTGCTTAACCTTATTCGCAGGGAGTGGAAAACCCAGGCAGACTGGCTCTAGCTAATAATCTCCCAGATCGGCTTGCCGTGGTCGATCTCGAGTCGCTTCCGGCCGGGGATTTCCATCTGACGAGAATCCAAACCAAGCTGATGGAGGATCGTCGCGTGAATATCCGTCACGTAGTGCCGATTCTCCACCGCATGAAATCCGATCTCATCGGTGGCGCCGTGCACGATGCCACGCTTGAGCCCACCGCCCGCCATCCAGACGGAAAAACCGAAGATGTGATGATCCCGTCCGTCCGATCCCTGCGAGCCGGGAGTCCGGCCGAACTCAGTGGCGAACACGACCAGGGTTTCGTCCAAAAGCCCACGGGCATCCAAGTCCTGCAGCAGCGCCCCGATGGGTTGATCCACTGCCAAGGCATGCGCGGTATGGTTCGCTTTCAGCCCGCTGTGCGCGTCCCAGGCCCCCGCGCCGCCTCCGCCATGCTGAATCTGAACGAAGCGAACTCCGCGCTCCACCAAACGACGCGCTGCGAGAAGCTGCATCCCGAAGTCACGACAATGCGGGAGATCCAGTCCATATAAGGCTTTGGTCTCCGCGGATTCGCGGGAGAAGTCCACGATGTCGGGAATGGATCGCTGCATGCGAAAGGCCAGCTCGTAGGAAGCCACCCGAGCCGCCATGGCCGGATCACGGGGATACTCCACCCCGCGCAAGGCATTGAGCTGTTGGATCAAGTCCAATCCAACACCCTGCGCGTCGCCGGCGAACGCGCCCTCAGCTCGGCCGAAGTCGATGGGTTTCTGCGGATCGATGCGCAACGGGACGGCGTCATGGGCCGGCCCGAGATAGTGTCCATCGCGCTTGTTCCAATACTCGCGGGTGCCCATCGAGATGAACTGAGGCAGGTTCTGGTTCAGACTGCCCAACCCGTAGTGCACCCAGGCGCCCAGGGTGGGAAAATCGCCATCGTTCTGGTGGCGACCCGAATGAAACTGGGTCTGGGCGCCGTGATTGCTGTCGGTCGTCCACATTGACCGCACCACCGCCAAGCGGTCCACCTGGCGAGCGATATGCGGAAACCAGTCGCTGACTTCAATGCCACTCTGCCCGTGTTTCCGGAACCCGACCTGCAAGGGGTAGAGCTTGTTTCGCTGATTGCCATTGGCATCCGGCACCACGAGACGCTCGATCGCCAGTTTCTTGGGATCCTGCACCCCGGCAAAGGGAGTCTCAGCGATGCTCTTGCCCTCGTATTGGGTCAGCATCGGCTTGGGATCGAAACTCTCCATATGGCTCACTCCGCCATTCATGAAGAGCCAGATCACGTTCTTGGCTTTAGGCGTGAAATGAGGGCGGCCGTCCACCCGGGGCACTGACGGCGCAGCGGCCACGAGCCCATCGCGCTGAAGCATCGCTCCCAACGCCAGCCCGGTGAAGCCCATGCCCAAATCCGCCAGGAAAGTCCGTCGAGAGAGCGGACCGCCGGACCGGAAACTCGCGTGGTGTGTCATACGCAGGGAAAAGGAATCGAACGCCGATTTAACGCATGGTTACAAAGTCGTTATGGTTGAGCAATGCCCAGATCAGACTGGCGCGCGCGCGCTCGGCGGGCGCGGGATCCGAGGCGACGATTGCCAATCGGCGCCACTCCTCCAAGGCCTTGGCCGCGACGGCCAACTCGGGTTCCGTGGGAGCGAAGCCCAGCAAGGCGAGAAACGCTCGACGCACAAACCGCGCCTCGACCTCCGCCTCGGTTCCTCCACCCCCCAAGGCCTCGCGACTCAACCGAGCGGCGATGAGCGGTGCAGCTTCCTGGACCAACTTGCTGTTCGACAAAGCCAGCGCCTGCTGGGGAACCACACTCTGATCACGTCGATAGCACTCCTTTACCGCCGCATCGTCGAAGGTGGACAAAAACAAGTTCTGGTCGTTGTTGGAGTGAACGAAATACAGGCTGCGCCGACGCGACGATTCCTGCTCCGCCGGGAGCACCGGAGGCCCGCCCTGAGTGACGTCCAAACGCCCCGCCTGCGCTAGAATGGAGTCGCGGATCACCTGCGCTTCCAACCGCACTGGCGTGCGACGCCACCAGCGAAGGTTGTCGGGGTCTTGGGACAGCTGAGCATCGGCACCCGCCAAGGACGAACCCAGGCGATAGGCCGATGAGGTCACCATCAGCCGATGGAGATGCTTCAGGCTCCAGCCGCTGTCCACCAGTTCCGATGCCAGCCAATCGATGAGTTCTGGAAACAGAGGAGCCGCGTTCTTGCGCCCGAAGTCGAACACGCTGGGCACCAGCGGAGCACCGAAGTGGCGCATCCACACATGATTGATCGCCACCCGAGCCGTGAGCGGATTCCGCGCGTCCGTGATCCACGCCGCCAAGGCTGTCCGACGTCCGGTGCTGCGCGGAGCGAACTCGACACGCGGGTCATCCTTGGTCGAATCGAGAAATCGGGTCGGAGTCCAACTGGCTCCCACCAGGCGGGTATACTTCTCGTCCAGCCCAACGGGCGCGACCGAATCCTTTTCTGCCTTGGCCACGGCCTCGTTGGCCGACACGAGTTCCTTATCGATGGCCGCCTTCTGATCCGGTGCGGCTCGCCATCGCTTCAGCTCAACTTCGACCACGCGCTGCCTCGCACGAACGACGGCCGTGTCTCGTTCGGCCCTGACGGCACGCTGCCGGGTTTCCTGAACTCGGTCGACACCGGCCTGGGTCCACTCCGCCTGCAATGCCGTCAGACGCGACTCCAGGCCAGTCAGCTCAGACTGAGCGAGCTGAAGCGTCGCTTCCGCCACCCTCAACTCGGCCTGGCGGAGCGCCGTCTCGTCGGAACCCGACGAGGGTTGGCGCTGTTTCTCCCGCGCCTGATGCGCGGAGGATTCGGCCGCGTTAAGTTTCTGGCGAGCGGCACTCAGATAGGCGGCTCCTACCCAAGGACGTCGATCCGGCTGCCACGCCTCCACCGGGAGTTCCACCGGCTGAATCCGCAAGTCGCCGAACATCAGCATTTCGGGAATACCGGGAGCAATCGTTACGGAGAGGTCGGGCTCTTTTTCCTGACCGCGCACAAACCGGTAGGTGGGCGGGGGAGGATAGGCATCATAAACCCGCGGCAGTCCATCCCGGTTCAAGTCGGACTCTCCGGGCAGGACATCCACCCGCACCTGGTAGGGTTCGAAGAAGGCCCGCAGTTTGTAGAAGTCCCCCTGAGCGATGGGATCATACTTGTGATCATGGCATTTGGCACAGTTCAGAGTAAGTCCCAGGAATGACTTGCCGACATGTTCCACCGTTTCATCCATCCATTGATTGCGATTGAACAGGAAATAGTTGCGGCCGAGATAGCCGGTCGCACGCAGACGGCCGAGGTCGTCGGGATGCGATTCATCCGCCGCCAGCATCAGGCGAATCATCTCGTCGTAGGGAGTATCGGCATTGACGGATTCGATGATCCAGTCGCGCCAGTGCCAAATGTGCTTTTGGCTGTTGCGAAGTTGATCCCCCAGCCCCCACCAATCACTATACCGCCAGACGTCCATCCAGTGCCGAGCCCAGCGCTCGCCGTGTCGCGGGTCGGAGAGCAGGCGATCGACCATCGCCTCATACCAATCGGGTGCGGTGGCCGATTCGGCAGCGGTGATTTCAGCTGCCGACGGAGGCAAGCCGATCAGATCGAGATACAGCCGACGAACCAGCACAGCGCGAGGGGCGTCAGGAAGAGGGCGAAGTCCTCGACGTTCGTGCTCCGCGGCGAGAAAGGCATCGATGGGGTTTCTAACCCAGGTCGCATGGCTGACGACCGGCACGTGCGGGCGTTGACGGGGACGGAAAGCCCAATGGCTTTGGGGATCCGCCTCCGGCTGTTCCTCCACCGGCGAAACTGCGCCTTGCTGAATCCAGGTGCGCAGGAGGGAAATCTGGGCAGCGGAAAAGGGTTCGCCCTCATGCTCCGGCGGCATTCGTTCATCGAGTTGCGAGGTCGAAACCCTTTCGAGCAGAAGAGATTTATTTGCGTCACCACGCGACAGGACGGGCCCGGATTTCCCGCCTTGGAGCATCGACGGGACCGTATCCAAGCGAAGCTTCGCTTTTTGTTGGAGCGCCCCGTGGCAGGTGTAGCAGCGCTCGCGGAGTAAGGGTTTGATCTGGCGAGTGTAGTCGACCTCCGCGACCTCGGCCCGCAACACGAAAGGGAGGAGTGCGACCCCCGCGCCGAGGAGATGACAGAGGAAGGCCAAGCCATCAGCTTGTGCAAAAAGGGCTGACTGAACGCGAGTGCAGTTCGATCGAAATAAAAGTCGTCCAAGGGACATGAGTGAACGCTTCCCTTTTGAACTGAGCAGAGGATCCCGTCGAGATTAAACCTAAAACGTAGATGACCCCTCTGGACCTACGCGGTGGCACGACACCGCTGTTCCTTCGCGCCAGATTATCACCCTCCCGCGCACTCATTCACCTACGACAACCTTCAGCCACTCCGTCGCCCGCAGGAAAAGCGGAGACATGTCTCCGCGCTCCATAGAAGAACGCCTCCCCTTCGCACGTCATTCGGCAAGCCCCGCCCCACCCGATGGGCCGACACGGCCCACACTACATTGTAGCGACGTCCGTCCCCGGACGTTCCCCCCGCCCCGATGGGCCGACACGGCCCACACTACACGCCTCGCATCCTGAGTACAAAAAAACGAGGCCTGGAGTTACCCAGGCCTCGAAAGTAGACAGATTGGCGAACAGCCAATCGACTTCTTAGTAGCGATTGCGACCGCCGCCACCGCCGCCGCCGCCGTATTCACGACGACCACCGCCGCCGCCGCCGCCGGAGGGACGCTCTTCGCGAGGACGAGCGATGTTGACAGTGAGGTTACGGCCATCCAACGGAGCTCCGTTCATGGCGTCGATTGCCTTCTGAGCTTCCTCGGGGGTGCTCATCGTGACGAAACCGAAGCCGCGGGGACGCCCGCTCATACGGTCCATCATCAAATTGGTTTCGACAACCGTTCCGTGAGCCGCGAATGCGTCTTGGAGGTCGTTTTCCGTGATGTTGAAGGAAAGATTTCCAACAAACAATTTCGTACTCATGTGATGTTTTACTGTTCTAGAGTAACCCTTGCTTTCTCGAGACTGTTCCCGACCATCGGGATTAAAATCATCACTGAACTGTGTTCACCTGAAGATTCACCATGCCTTGAAAGTAATAAGCTATCTAACACTGCCCATTAACATGGATGTTTCCAGAGAGATAGCAATTGTTTTTTTGAAAAAACTTTTGACTCTGAAGCCGAAATTAAAACTAGCCGGCAAATAGGCACCCAAAACCGGCACTTTTTTCCGGATCCGAGCGGCGGGAGGGCGAAAACTAGAGGCTGAGACCCTGTAGACGCTCCTCCATGTCATGTTCAGAAAGAGGGTCGAGCAGGCAATTAATGTCCCCCTCCATCACCGCGGAGAGGTTGTAGATGGTCAATTCGATCCGATGATCCGTGACTCGGTTTTGCGGGAAATTATAGGTGCGAATCTTCTCATTCCGCTCGCCCGTTCCCACCTGAGCCTTTCGGGCAGCCGCGTATTTCGCATTTTCTTCGGCGATCCGCCGCTCGAGCAAGCGACTGCGCAATACCTTCATCGCCTTATCCCGATTCTTGATCTGGGAACGCTCATCGGAACAGCGCACGATCAGACCGGTAGGCTTGTGGATGATCTGAACCGCGCTGTCGGTGGTGTTAACCCCCTGCCCGCCCGGCCCGCTGGCACGACAGACAGACACCTCGAGTTCCTCGGGTTTGATTTGGACATCCACCTCCTCAGCCTCGGGAAGCACCGCCACGGTTGCGGTGCTGGTGTGGATTCGTCCCTGCGCCTCGGTCGCGGGAACCCGTTGGACCCGATGAACCCCGCTCTCAAACTTCAAACGACGAAAGGCCTCATCGCCCTTCACTCCAAAGATAATTTCTCGAAAGCCGCCTAAATCGGACGTGCTGGATTCCATGGTCTCAATCTTCCAGCCCCGCGTTTCCGCATACCGGGTATACATCCGATACAAATCAGCGGCGAAGAGTGCCGACTCGGCCCCGCCCGCTCCGGCCCGGATTTCGAAGATCGTGTTGCGTGAGTCCGTGGGATCCGGAGGCAGGAGGCCGCGCTGAACCGCTCGGGTGAGACGAGCCACTTCAGGCTCAAGCCGGGCGATCTCCTCCTTCGCCATCTGGCCCAGTTCCGAACTGAGGGGCTCAGAAGCGGCCAAGGACCGGTTCTCCTCCAGCTCCTGGACCGCCTTGATATACACATCCCCCGTCTCGACCAACTCCTTCAGCCGGGAATACTCCCGGGACAGCTCCTGGAATTTCTGGGCCTGGCTGAACGTGGACGGGTCACTGAGCAACTGCTCCACCTCCCGATACCGGGCACGCAGGCTTTCAATGTGACGTCGGAGGTCCATGAAAAAAAGAATCCGCCCGCATAAGCACGGAGCTTGTGCGGGCGGATGGCGGAAAAGGATCTACTTCTTCTTTTTCTTGCCGGCGGCAACCGCAGCGGCAGCTTGCGCGGCCTGGGTCTTGGCCATGCGCTGTTGGAACTTGTCGACGCGTCCGGCGGTATCAACAAATTTCTGCTGCCCTGTGTAGAAGGGATGGCAGGCATTGCAGATACCCACAACGATCGAGGGCTTGGTGGAGCGAGTGTGAATCACGTTGCCACAAGCGCAACGAATCTCAGCGTCCATGTACTTCGGATGAATATCGGCTTTCATAAAAGCAAGGTCGGACACCGTATCAATAGGGGCAGGGAAAACAAGGGAAAACTAGGACTTATTTTGTGGGTGCTCCTACCCAGGCAGTCAGGAAGGCCAGCAGGGCGGACCGATCAGCCAGGTGACGCAGGGCGCCATCGACGCTAGACCAGCCAAATCCAGGGCCGTAGGCGGGGCCGTTCAGCACGCAGGCATCAGTTCGGTTTTCACGAATCTGTTGAACCCCTTTGGCCACAACCTCCTGCCGACTGCCGTCCACTTCATACTTCCAGCCTACCAGCCGCGCTTGCGGAAACAGGGACCGCAGCTCGGCAATCAGCTTGGGTGTCGGCAGCAACTCGGCCAGCAGAGTCCCCTGCCGAGTGGTTAGTTTGCCCGCGCTGAGCTCGCGCAGTTCGCCAGACTCAACGCGTTCCCAAACCTTTCCGAACCGAAAGTCGCTGACGGCTGCTGCGTGAAAAAGCGCGCCAACCCCGGCGTCCACCTGATCGTGCAGGCGTTCCCGAAGGTTCTCCGTGGTGCTGAACCGGATGACGCGAAGCCCGGCCGGAGGCACCACCGTGGCCCCCTCACCCAGCAACAGCGTCACCGGATGTCCGGCCGAAACCAATTGCTGAGCCAGCTCCAGCCCCAGGCTGCCGGTGGAGAAGTTGGTCAGCCGACGAACCTGATCCAGGTTCTCGTACGTCGGTCCGGCAGTGATGAGGCAGTGCATCTGCCGCAACCATATCTCAGGGCCGAGAGCCTCCAAGCCGGAAATGCACGCGTGACGGAGCGGGAGGAATAAGGCAGAACGGGCCAGTTTTGAACAATCAGATTGGGTTTCCTCACCCCGGCTCCGAGTCGGGGTGATTGCTAGCAGGCCGGCATCCAAACAACCCGAGAACCGAACAGGAGCCCTGGCGGGCACCCTGCAGAACAATAGCCTAAGTCCGACGGCCTGTTAGAGGACTTCTTCCAGGGAGCGGCAGAGGGTCTTCAAGATCTGAATCCGCGCATACCGTTTGTCATTTCCGGCGACCAGCGTCCAAGGCGCATACTCCGTGCTGGTGTGCTCCACCATGTCATTCACCGCGGCCTTATAGTGGTCCCACTTGCCACGGTTCCGCCAATCCTCCGGAGTGATCTTATACTTCTTGAACGGCACCACCTCGCGCTCCTTGAACCGGCGAAATTGTTCATCGGGACTGATGTGGATCCAGAATTTGGCCAGCACCCCTCCATGCTCGCGAATTTGCTGTTCGAAATCGTTAATCTCCCGGTAAGCCCGAGCCCACTCCTCCGGCCGCGCATAACCTTCGACCCGTTCGACCAGAACCCGACCATACCACGAGCGATCGAAAATGGTGACACGTCCGCAGGCCGGCAACCGACGCCAAAAGCGCCAGAGATAATGATACGATCGCTCCTCGTCGTTGGGGGCAGCGATGGGCACAACCCGAAACAACCTAGGATCGATGGCGGCGGTCACGCGGCGAATGCAGCTTCCCTTGCCGGCCGCATCCCATCCTTCGAACACAA contains the following coding sequences:
- a CDS encoding DNA/pantothenate metabolism flavoprotein domain protein, whose product is MHCLITAGPTYENLDQVRRLTNFSTGSLGLELAQQLVSAGHPVTLLLGEGATVVPPAGLRVIRFSTTENLRERLHDQVDAGVGALFHAAAVSDFRFGKVWERVESGELRELSAGKLTTRQGTLLAELLPTPKLIAELRSLFPQARLVGWKYEVDGSRQEVVAKGVQQIRENRTDACVLNGPAYGPGFGWSSVDGALRHLADRSALLAFLTAWVGAPTK